From Symphalangus syndactylus isolate Jambi chromosome 17, NHGRI_mSymSyn1-v2.1_pri, whole genome shotgun sequence, one genomic window encodes:
- the SMCO1 gene encoding single-pass membrane and coiled-coil domain-containing protein 1 yields MNNETTTVISLKGAMKRVDHKLQALETQFKELDFTKDNLMQKFEHHSKTLANQAAQDEMWTAVRALKLTSMELNILYSYVIEVLICLHTRVLEKLPDLVRGLPTLASVLRRKVKNKRIRVVWESILEECGLQEGDITALCTFFIAHGNKAEHYTAKVRQMYIRDVTFLITNMVKNQALQDSLLRAVQVIEKGKAVRTPEKQKSSLKELISSVNN; encoded by the exons AGTAGACCACAAACTCCAAGCGTTAGAAACACAGTTCAAAGAACTAGACTTCACCAAGGATAACCTGATGCAGAAATTCGAACATCATAGTAAGACTTTGGCAAACCAAGCAGCCCAAGATGAGATGTGGACGGCAGTTCGGGCACTCAA GCTCACTTCAATGGAATTGAATATTTTATACAGCTACGTCATTGAAGTACTTATCTGCTTGCATACTCGTGTGCTTGAGAAGCTGCCAGACCTGGTGAGAGGTCTTCCAACCTTAGCCTCTGTACTCAGACGAAAAGTTAAGAACAAGCGCATTAGAGTTGTATGGGAGTCCATTCTGGAGGAGTGTGGGCTGCAAGAAGGAGACATCACAGCACTTTGTACCTTCTTTATTGCACATGGTAACAAGGCGGAACACTATACTGCTAAAGTGAGGCAGATGTACATCAGGGACGTCACGTTCCTGATTACTAACATGGTAAAGAACCAGGCTCTGCAGGACAGTTTGCTGAGGGCTGTGCAGGTAATTGAGAAGGGGAAAGCAGTTAGGACCCCTGAAAAGCAAAAGTCATCCCTCAAAGAGTTGATATCATCTGTCAATAACTAA